In one Streptomyces sp. NBC_01241 genomic region, the following are encoded:
- the sufU gene encoding Fe-S cluster assembly sulfur transfer protein SufU — MKLDSMYQEVILDHYKHPHGRGLRDGDAEVHHVNPTCGDEITLRVKYDGETIADVSYEGQGCSISQASASVLNDLLVGKELGEAQKIQETFLELMQSKGQLEPDDAMEEILEDAVAFAGVSKYPARVKCALLSWMAWKDATAKALSEGKTA, encoded by the coding sequence GTGAAGCTTGATTCCATGTACCAGGAAGTGATCCTGGACCACTACAAGCACCCCCACGGGCGTGGCCTGCGGGACGGCGACGCCGAGGTGCACCACGTCAACCCGACGTGCGGCGACGAGATCACTCTCCGGGTGAAGTACGACGGCGAGACCATCGCCGATGTGTCGTACGAGGGTCAGGGCTGCTCCATCAGCCAGGCCAGCGCATCCGTGCTCAACGACCTGCTGGTCGGCAAGGAACTAGGCGAGGCGCAGAAGATCCAGGAGACCTTCCTGGAGCTGATGCAGTCGAAGGGCCAGCTGGAGCCGGACGACGCGATGGAAGAGATACTGGAGGACGCGGTCGCGTTCGCCGGTGTCTCGAAGTACCCGGCCCGGGTCAAGTGCGCGCTATTGAGCTGGATGGCGTGGAAGGACGCGACGGCGAAAGCGCTGTCCGAAGGGAAGACGGCATGA
- the sufC gene encoding Fe-S cluster assembly ATPase SufC gives MATLEIRDLHVSVEADNATKEILKGVDLIVKQGETHAIMGPNGSGKSTLAYSLAGHPKYTITSGSVTLDGEDVLEMTVDERARAGLFLAMQYPVEIPGVSVSNFLRTSATAVRGEAPKLRTWVKEVKETMGQLHMDPAFAERNVNEGFSGGEKKRHEILQLELLKPKVAILDETDSGLDVDALRIVSEGVNRVRETGEVGTLLITHYTRILRYIKPDFVHVFANGRIAESGGAELADKLENEGYEAYVKGGASA, from the coding sequence ATGGCAACGCTTGAAATCCGCGACCTGCACGTTTCCGTCGAGGCCGACAACGCCACGAAGGAGATCCTCAAGGGCGTCGACCTGATTGTGAAGCAGGGCGAGACCCACGCCATCATGGGCCCCAACGGGTCCGGCAAGTCCACCCTCGCGTACTCCCTCGCAGGTCACCCCAAGTACACGATCACCAGCGGTTCGGTGACCCTGGACGGCGAGGACGTCCTGGAGATGACTGTCGACGAGCGCGCCCGCGCCGGTCTGTTCCTCGCGATGCAGTACCCGGTCGAGATCCCCGGTGTCTCGGTCTCCAACTTCCTGCGCACCTCCGCCACCGCCGTCCGCGGCGAGGCGCCCAAGCTGCGTACCTGGGTGAAGGAGGTCAAGGAGACGATGGGCCAGCTCCACATGGACCCGGCGTTCGCCGAGCGCAACGTCAACGAGGGCTTCTCCGGTGGTGAGAAGAAGCGCCACGAGATCCTTCAGCTGGAGCTCCTGAAGCCGAAGGTCGCGATCCTCGACGAGACCGACTCCGGTCTGGACGTCGACGCCCTGCGCATCGTCTCCGAGGGCGTCAACCGGGTCCGCGAGACCGGCGAGGTCGGCACCCTGCTGATCACGCACTACACGCGGATCCTCCGCTACATCAAGCCCGACTTCGTGCACGTCTTCGCCAACGGCCGCATCGCCGAGTCCGGCGGCGCCGAGCTCGCGGACAAGCTGGAGAACGAGGGCTACGAGGCATATGTGAAGGGTGGCGCTTCCGCGTGA
- a CDS encoding cysteine desulfurase, translating to MTQLPGLLDTEAIRKDFPLLDRTVHDGKKVVYLDSAATSQKPRQVLDALNEYYERHNANVHRGVYTIAEEATALYEGARDKIAAFINAPSRNEVIFTKNASESLNLVANMLGWADEPYRVDHETEIVTTEMEHHSNIVPWQLLSQRTGAKLKWFGITDDGRLDLSNIDEIITEKTKIVTFTLVSNIMGTINPVEKIIRRAQQVGALVCIDASQAAPHMVLDVQALQADFVAFTGHKMVGPTGIGVLWGRQELLEDLPPFLGGGEMIETVSMHSSTYAPAPHKFEAGTPPIAQAVGLGAAVDYLSAIGMEKIYQHEHAITQYAVKRLLEVPDLRIIGPATAEDRGATISFTLGDIHPHDVGQVLDEQGIAVRVGHHCARPVCLRFGIPATTRASFYLYSTPAEVDALVDGLEHVRNFFG from the coding sequence GTGACACAGCTGCCGGGCCTCCTCGACACCGAGGCGATCCGCAAGGACTTCCCCCTCCTGGACCGTACGGTCCACGACGGGAAGAAGGTCGTCTACCTGGACAGTGCGGCGACGTCGCAGAAGCCGCGCCAGGTTCTCGATGCCCTCAACGAGTACTACGAGCGGCACAACGCCAACGTGCACCGCGGCGTGTACACGATCGCGGAGGAGGCCACGGCGCTGTACGAAGGCGCCCGTGACAAGATCGCCGCGTTCATCAACGCGCCCAGCCGCAACGAGGTGATCTTCACCAAGAACGCCTCCGAGTCGCTCAACCTCGTGGCCAACATGCTCGGCTGGGCCGATGAGCCCTACCGGGTGGACCACGAGACCGAGATCGTCACCACGGAGATGGAGCACCACTCCAACATCGTGCCGTGGCAGCTGCTCTCGCAGCGCACCGGCGCGAAGCTGAAGTGGTTCGGCATCACCGACGACGGCCGCCTCGACCTGTCCAACATCGACGAGATCATCACGGAGAAGACGAAGATCGTCACCTTCACCCTGGTCTCCAACATCATGGGCACGATCAACCCGGTCGAGAAGATCATCCGCCGCGCCCAGCAGGTCGGCGCGCTGGTCTGCATCGACGCCTCGCAGGCCGCCCCGCACATGGTGCTCGACGTGCAGGCGCTGCAGGCCGACTTCGTGGCCTTCACCGGCCACAAGATGGTCGGCCCGACCGGCATCGGCGTGCTCTGGGGACGGCAGGAGCTCCTGGAGGACCTGCCGCCGTTCCTCGGTGGCGGCGAGATGATCGAGACCGTGTCGATGCACTCGTCGACGTACGCCCCCGCGCCGCACAAGTTCGAGGCCGGTACACCCCCGATCGCCCAGGCCGTCGGCCTCGGTGCGGCCGTGGACTACCTGTCGGCGATCGGCATGGAGAAGATCTACCAGCACGAGCACGCGATCACCCAGTACGCGGTGAAGCGTCTCCTGGAGGTCCCGGATCTCAGGATCATCGGTCCTGCGACGGCCGAGGACCGCGGCGCCACGATCTCCTTCACGCTCGGTGACATCCACCCGCACGACGTGGGCCAGGTGCTCGACGAGCAGGGCATCGCCGTCCGGGTCGGACACCACTGCGCACGGCCGGTCTGCCTGCGGTTCGGAATTCCTGCGACGACGCGAGCGTCGTTCTATCTGTACTCCACGCCCGCCGAGGTCGACGCCCTGGTGGACGGGCTGGAACACGTACGGAACTTTTTCGGTTAA
- a CDS encoding COX15/CtaA family protein yields MVRVPKLTRAEVAQAVRNPLLYIAERWTPSPRTVRRAAMSAVVMAVLIVVTGGAVRLTGSGLGCPTWPKCTEESLTATSAMGLHGVIEFGNRMLTYVLCAAVGWAIIAARSAKPWRRSLTRLGWVQFWVVMGNAVLGGIVVLVGLNPYTVAAHFLLSTALLTVAMVTWQRVREGDAAPRPLVGKAVSQLTWLLAVVAGLLIAVGTVVTGAGRHAGDSSDVHRIPIDWKMITQLHADLAWAVVALTVALWFVLKAVDAPVGPLRRTRDLFLVLLGQGLVGYVQYFTDTPEVLVGLHMFGSCLVWIGVVRVLLSLRERPVEVGPTPTPRSETALIA; encoded by the coding sequence ATGGTGCGCGTGCCCAAGCTGACCCGAGCCGAAGTCGCTCAAGCCGTGCGGAACCCGCTCCTCTACATCGCCGAGCGATGGACTCCGTCCCCCCGCACGGTCCGCCGTGCGGCCATGTCGGCCGTCGTCATGGCCGTGCTCATCGTCGTGACCGGCGGCGCGGTGCGGCTGACCGGCTCCGGCCTGGGCTGCCCGACCTGGCCCAAGTGCACCGAGGAGAGCCTCACGGCGACGAGCGCGATGGGCCTCCACGGCGTCATCGAGTTCGGCAACCGGATGCTGACGTACGTCCTGTGCGCGGCCGTCGGGTGGGCGATCATCGCCGCCCGGTCCGCGAAGCCCTGGCGGCGCAGCCTCACCCGGCTCGGCTGGGTGCAGTTCTGGGTGGTCATGGGCAACGCGGTGCTCGGCGGCATCGTGGTGCTGGTCGGCCTCAACCCGTACACCGTCGCGGCGCACTTCCTGCTCTCCACGGCGCTGCTCACCGTCGCGATGGTGACGTGGCAGCGGGTCCGTGAGGGCGACGCGGCGCCCCGGCCGCTGGTGGGCAAGGCGGTGTCCCAGCTGACCTGGCTGCTCGCGGTCGTGGCGGGGCTGCTGATCGCGGTCGGCACAGTCGTCACGGGCGCCGGACGGCACGCGGGTGACTCCAGCGACGTCCACCGCATTCCGATCGACTGGAAGATGATCACGCAGCTGCACGCCGATCTGGCCTGGGCCGTGGTGGCGCTGACCGTCGCCCTCTGGTTCGTACTGAAGGCCGTGGACGCGCCCGTCGGGCCGCTGCGCCGCACCCGTGACCTCTTCCTGGTGCTGCTGGGGCAGGGGCTTGTCGGGTACGTGCAATATTTCACCGACACGCCGGAAGTACTGGTCGGACTGCACATGTTCGGCTCGTGCCTGGTGTGGATCGGCGTGGTGCGCGTCCTGCTGTCGCTGCGCGAGCGGCCGGTGGAGGTCGGGCCGACTCCGACCCCACGCAGCGAAACAGCGCTCATCGCCTGA
- a CDS encoding helix-turn-helix transcriptional regulator, protein MKYVGEAPQEELVTGERSTRNRVARSILDHGPSTVAELAKRLGLTQAAVRRHLDALVSDGIVEAREQRVYGARTRGRPAKAFALTDCGRDAFDQSYDKLAADALRWIAETSGDEAVVAFARARIASQSEAYRAAVEAADPQARTEALAKALSADGYAATARSAPGPQQGEQLCQHHCPVAHVAEQYPQLCEAETEFFSNLLGTHVQRLATIAHGDGVCTTYIPRSGHAAPQTTHSVSASTAGRNPA, encoded by the coding sequence GTGAAATACGTTGGCGAGGCTCCGCAGGAGGAACTCGTGACCGGAGAGCGCTCGACGCGCAATCGGGTCGCGCGTTCCATCCTGGACCACGGCCCGTCCACGGTCGCCGAGCTGGCGAAGCGCCTGGGTCTCACCCAGGCCGCTGTCCGTCGGCATCTCGACGCCCTCGTCTCCGACGGCATCGTCGAGGCCCGTGAACAGCGGGTGTACGGCGCGCGGACCCGGGGCCGCCCGGCCAAGGCGTTCGCTCTGACCGACTGCGGGCGGGACGCCTTCGACCAGTCCTACGACAAGCTCGCCGCGGACGCGCTGCGCTGGATCGCCGAGACCTCGGGCGATGAGGCGGTCGTCGCTTTCGCCCGGGCCAGGATTGCGTCCCAGTCCGAGGCGTACCGCGCGGCGGTCGAGGCCGCGGACCCGCAGGCGCGGACCGAGGCCCTGGCCAAGGCTTTGTCGGCCGACGGGTACGCTGCTACCGCGCGTAGCGCGCCCGGCCCGCAGCAGGGCGAGCAGCTGTGCCAGCACCACTGCCCGGTCGCCCATGTCGCCGAGCAGTACCCGCAGCTGTGCGAGGCGGAGACGGAGTTCTTCTCCAACCTCCTCGGGACCCATGTGCAGCGTCTGGCCACCATCGCCCACGGCGACGGTGTGTGTACGACGTACATTCCGCGCAGCGGCCACGCAGCACCACAGACCACCCATTCAGTATCTGCAAGCACGGCCGGGAGGAACCCCGCATGA
- the sufD gene encoding Fe-S cluster assembly protein SufD, producing MAEAQNIPAGSTTTGSIAVAAESTVATRMSAPPSYDVADFPVPHGREEEWRFTPLERLRGLHDGTAVATGGAVKVAIEAPEGVTVETVGRDDSRLGKAGTPVDRVAAQAYTSFEQASVVTVAKEAVLTEPIRIAVHGEGGVAYGHQVVELGAFAEAVVVIDHTGDAVLAANVDYVLGDGAKLTVVSVQDWDETAVHVGQHNALVGRDASFKSIVVTFGGDLVRLHPRVSYAGTGGEAELFGLYFTDKGQHQEHRLLVDHNTPHCKSNAAYKGALQGDGAHAVWIGDVLIRARAEGTDTYEMNRNLVLTDGARVDSVPNLEIETGEIVGAGHASATGRFDDEQLFYLMSRGIPAEEARRLVVRGFFAELVQQIGLPDVEARLLDKIETELKASV from the coding sequence ATGGCTGAGGCTCAGAATATTCCGGCGGGGTCCACCACCACGGGATCCATCGCGGTGGCCGCCGAGTCGACCGTCGCCACGCGCATGAGCGCCCCCCCGTCCTACGACGTCGCGGACTTCCCGGTCCCGCACGGCCGCGAGGAGGAGTGGCGGTTCACGCCGCTGGAGCGGCTGCGCGGACTGCACGACGGCACGGCCGTCGCCACCGGTGGCGCCGTGAAGGTCGCGATCGAGGCCCCCGAGGGCGTCACGGTCGAGACCGTCGGCCGCGACGACTCCCGGCTCGGGAAGGCCGGCACCCCCGTGGACCGCGTCGCCGCCCAGGCGTACACGTCCTTCGAGCAGGCGTCCGTCGTCACGGTCGCCAAGGAGGCCGTGCTCACCGAGCCGATCCGCATCGCGGTGCACGGCGAGGGCGGCGTGGCCTACGGCCACCAGGTCGTCGAGCTGGGTGCCTTCGCCGAGGCCGTCGTCGTCATCGACCACACCGGTGACGCGGTGCTCGCCGCCAACGTGGACTACGTTCTCGGTGACGGCGCGAAGCTCACCGTCGTCTCCGTGCAGGACTGGGACGAGACCGCGGTCCACGTCGGCCAGCACAACGCGCTGGTCGGCCGGGACGCCTCGTTCAAGTCGATCGTCGTCACCTTCGGCGGTGACCTGGTCCGTCTCCACCCGCGGGTCAGCTACGCGGGCACCGGCGGCGAGGCCGAGCTCTTCGGCCTGTACTTCACCGACAAGGGCCAGCACCAGGAGCACCGCCTCCTGGTCGACCACAACACCCCGCACTGCAAGTCCAACGCCGCCTACAAGGGCGCGCTCCAGGGCGACGGCGCACACGCGGTGTGGATCGGTGATGTCCTCATCCGGGCCAGGGCCGAGGGCACCGACACCTACGAGATGAACCGCAACCTCGTCCTCACGGACGGCGCGCGGGTCGACTCGGTGCCGAACCTGGAGATCGAGACCGGTGAGATCGTCGGCGCCGGCCACGCCTCCGCGACCGGCCGATTCGATGACGAGCAGCTCTTCTACCTGATGTCCCGCGGCATCCCGGCCGAGGAGGCCCGCCGCCTCGTCGTGCGCGGCTTCTTCGCCGAGCTCGTCCAGCAGATCGGCCTGCCGGACGTCGAGGCGCGGCTGCTCGACAAGATCGAGACCGAGCTGAAGGCTTCCGTCTGA
- the sufB gene encoding Fe-S cluster assembly protein SufB, giving the protein MTLPTETAHPELEGLGTYEFGWADSDAAGAAAKRGLSEHVVRDISAKKSEPEWMLKLRLKGLRLFDKKPMPNWGSDLSGIDFDNIKYFVRSTEKQAESWEDLPEDIKNTYDKLGIPEAEKQRLVAGVAAQYESEVVYHQIREDLEEQGVIFLDTDTALKEHPELFKEYFGTVIPVGDNKFASLNSAVWSGGSFIYVPKGVRVDIPLQAYFRINTENMGQFERTLIIVDEDAYVHYVEGCTAPIYSSDSLHSAVVEIIVKKGGRCRYTTIQNWSNNVYNLVTKRAVAYEGATMEWVDGNIGSKVTMKYPAVYLMGEHAKGETLSIAFAGEGQHQDAGAKMVHMAPNTSSNIVSKSVARGGGRTSYRGLIEIGEGAPGAKSNVLCDALLVDTISRSDTYPYVDVREDDVSMGHEATVSKVSEDQLFYLMSRGLTEFEAMAMIVRGFVEPIAKELPMEYALELNRLIELQMEGSVG; this is encoded by the coding sequence ATGACGCTCCCCACGGAGACTGCCCACCCTGAGCTCGAGGGTCTGGGCACGTACGAATTCGGCTGGGCCGACTCCGACGCGGCAGGCGCCGCAGCCAAGCGCGGGCTCTCCGAGCATGTAGTCCGCGACATCTCGGCGAAGAAGAGCGAGCCCGAGTGGATGCTGAAGCTGCGCCTCAAGGGCCTGCGGCTCTTCGACAAGAAGCCCATGCCGAACTGGGGCTCCGACCTGTCGGGCATCGACTTCGACAACATCAAGTACTTCGTGCGATCCACCGAGAAGCAGGCGGAGTCCTGGGAGGACCTGCCCGAGGACATCAAGAACACCTACGACAAGCTCGGCATCCCGGAGGCGGAGAAGCAGCGCCTGGTCGCCGGTGTCGCCGCGCAGTACGAGTCCGAGGTCGTCTACCACCAGATCCGTGAGGATCTGGAGGAGCAGGGCGTCATCTTCCTCGACACCGACACCGCGCTGAAGGAGCACCCGGAGCTCTTCAAGGAGTACTTCGGCACCGTCATCCCGGTCGGCGACAACAAGTTCGCCTCGCTGAACTCGGCCGTGTGGTCCGGCGGCTCGTTCATCTACGTGCCCAAGGGTGTCCGCGTCGACATCCCGCTGCAGGCCTACTTCCGTATCAACACGGAGAACATGGGCCAGTTCGAGCGGACGCTGATCATCGTCGACGAGGACGCCTACGTCCACTACGTCGAGGGCTGCACCGCGCCGATCTACTCCTCCGACTCGCTGCACTCCGCGGTCGTCGAGATCATCGTGAAGAAGGGCGGCCGCTGCCGCTACACGACGATCCAGAACTGGTCGAACAACGTCTACAACCTGGTCACCAAGCGCGCCGTGGCCTACGAGGGCGCGACCATGGAGTGGGTCGACGGCAACATCGGCTCCAAGGTCACCATGAAGTACCCGGCCGTCTACCTGATGGGCGAGCACGCCAAGGGCGAGACCCTGTCCATCGCCTTCGCGGGCGAGGGCCAGCACCAGGACGCCGGCGCCAAGATGGTCCACATGGCGCCCAACACCTCCTCCAACATCGTCTCCAAGTCGGTGGCGCGAGGCGGTGGCCGTACCTCGTACCGCGGCCTGATCGAGATCGGCGAGGGCGCGCCGGGCGCGAAGTCCAACGTGCTCTGTGACGCGCTGCTGGTCGACACCATCTCGCGCTCCGACACCTACCCGTACGTCGACGTCCGCGAGGACGACGTGTCGATGGGTCACGAGGCAACCGTCTCCAAGGTCTCCGAGGACCAGCTCTTCTACCTGATGAGCCGCGGTCTGACCGAGTTCGAGGCGATGGCGATGATCGTGCGCGGCTTCGTCGAGCCGATCGCGAAGGAGCTGCCGATGGAGTACGCACTCGAGCTCAACCGGCTGATCGAGCTGCAGATGGAGGGCTCGGTCGGCTAA
- a CDS encoding carboxymuconolactone decarboxylase family protein produces MEARLNLFANPVAAGALKHLVAAGKVIGESSLPATTRELVLLRASQINGCGFCVDMHSKDAAHAGETSVRLNLVAAWREAKVFTDAERAALELAEQGTRIADGAGGVGDEVWANAAKHYDEEQLGALVSLIALINAFNRVNVIIQQPAGDYQPGQFG; encoded by the coding sequence ATGGAAGCTCGCTTGAACCTCTTCGCCAACCCGGTCGCGGCCGGGGCGCTGAAGCACCTCGTCGCGGCGGGCAAGGTGATCGGGGAATCGTCGCTGCCGGCCACGACGCGGGAGCTGGTGCTGCTCCGTGCCAGTCAGATCAATGGCTGCGGCTTCTGCGTCGACATGCACAGCAAGGACGCCGCACACGCCGGGGAGACGTCGGTGCGGCTCAACCTGGTCGCGGCGTGGCGGGAGGCCAAGGTGTTCACCGATGCCGAGCGCGCTGCCCTGGAGCTTGCGGAGCAGGGCACCCGCATCGCCGACGGGGCCGGTGGTGTCGGTGACGAGGTGTGGGCGAATGCCGCCAAGCACTATGACGAGGAGCAGCTCGGCGCCCTGGTGTCGCTCATCGCCCTCATCAACGCCTTCAACCGCGTGAACGTCATCATCCAGCAGCCCGCCGGCGACTACCAGCCCGGCCAGTTCGGATAG
- a CDS encoding ABC transporter permease, which produces MSAGTYTPRPGAAPLSRMITTQTALETRMLLRNGEQLLLTVIIPTLLLVLFSAVDIVDTGSGESVDFLTPGILALAVMSTAFTGQAIATGFERRYGVLKRLGASPLPRWALMTAKTLSVLVTEVLQVVLLTVIAFALGWSPHGNPFAVLLLLVLGTAAFSGLGLLMAGTLKAEATLAAANLVFLLLLVAGGVIVPLEKFPDAVQSVLGLLPIAALSDGLRAVLQHGASMPWGDLGILAVWAVLGLGAAANFFRWE; this is translated from the coding sequence ATGAGCGCCGGTACGTACACCCCGCGGCCGGGCGCCGCCCCGCTGTCCCGCATGATCACCACGCAGACCGCGCTGGAGACGCGGATGCTGCTGCGCAACGGCGAGCAACTGCTGCTGACCGTGATCATCCCGACGCTGCTGCTGGTGCTGTTCAGCGCGGTCGACATCGTGGACACCGGCTCGGGCGAGTCGGTCGACTTCCTGACCCCCGGCATCCTCGCGCTCGCCGTGATGTCGACGGCCTTCACCGGCCAGGCCATCGCCACCGGCTTCGAGCGGCGGTACGGGGTGCTCAAACGGCTCGGTGCCTCGCCGCTGCCCCGCTGGGCCCTGATGACCGCCAAGACCCTCTCCGTACTGGTCACCGAGGTGCTGCAGGTGGTGCTGCTGACGGTGATCGCGTTCGCGCTGGGCTGGTCGCCGCACGGCAACCCGTTCGCCGTCCTGCTGCTGCTCGTGCTCGGCACCGCGGCCTTCTCCGGGCTCGGGCTGCTGATGGCCGGGACGCTGAAGGCGGAGGCGACGCTCGCCGCGGCCAATCTGGTCTTCCTGCTGCTGCTGGTCGCCGGCGGTGTCATCGTGCCGCTGGAGAAGTTCCCGGACGCGGTGCAGTCGGTGCTGGGGCTGCTGCCGATCGCGGCCCTGTCGGACGGGCTGCGCGCCGTGCTCCAGCACGGCGCGTCGATGCCGTGGGGAGACCTCGGCATCCTCGCGGTATGGGCGGTGCTCGGGCTGGGCGCGGCGGCGAACTTCTTCCGCTGGGAGTGA
- a CDS encoding ABC transporter ATP-binding protein has product MKSESALPSPGRCPPSRHSAPHLAIEVRGLVKRYGPKTAVDGLDLRVRTGAVTAVLGPNGAGKTTTIETCEGYRRPDDGTVRVLGLDPVADAALLRPRIGVMLQSGGVYSGARADEMLRHMAKLHAHPLDVDALIERLGLGSCGRTAYRRLSGGQQQRLALAMAVVGRPELVFLDEPTAGLDPQARRSTWDLVRELRADGVSTVLTTHFMDEAEELADDVAVIDAGKVIAQGSPETLCRGGAENTLRFTGRPGLDLGSLLKALPDGTEAAELTPGTYRITGDVGPQLLATVTSWCAQHGVMPSGISVERHTLEDVFLELTGKELRA; this is encoded by the coding sequence ATGAAGAGCGAGTCCGCCCTCCCGTCACCCGGCCGCTGCCCCCCATCGAGGCACTCCGCGCCGCACCTGGCCATTGAGGTCCGCGGACTGGTGAAGCGGTACGGCCCCAAGACCGCTGTGGACGGCCTCGACCTGCGTGTACGCACCGGCGCGGTCACCGCCGTCCTCGGCCCCAACGGCGCCGGCAAGACCACCACCATCGAAACCTGCGAGGGCTACCGCCGTCCGGATGACGGGACGGTACGGGTCCTCGGTCTCGATCCGGTCGCCGACGCCGCGCTGCTCCGCCCGCGGATCGGCGTGATGCTCCAGTCGGGCGGCGTCTACTCCGGAGCGCGCGCCGATGAGATGCTCCGCCACATGGCGAAACTCCACGCCCATCCCCTGGACGTCGACGCCCTGATCGAGCGCCTCGGCCTCGGCAGCTGCGGCCGGACGGCCTACCGCCGGCTCTCCGGCGGCCAGCAGCAGCGGCTCGCCCTGGCGATGGCCGTCGTGGGCCGCCCCGAACTGGTCTTCCTGGACGAACCGACCGCCGGCCTCGACCCGCAGGCACGTCGGTCCACCTGGGATCTCGTACGGGAGCTGCGCGCCGATGGCGTGTCCACCGTCCTGACCACGCACTTCATGGACGAGGCCGAGGAGCTCGCCGACGACGTCGCCGTCATCGACGCGGGCAAGGTCATCGCCCAGGGCAGCCCGGAGACGCTCTGCCGCGGCGGCGCCGAGAACACCCTGCGCTTCACCGGCCGCCCCGGACTCGACCTCGGCTCCCTGCTGAAGGCGCTGCCCGACGGTACGGAGGCTGCGGAGCTCACCCCGGGTACGTACCGCATCACCGGCGACGTCGGCCCGCAGCTGCTGGCCACCGTCACCTCCTGGTGCGCGCAGCACGGCGTGATGCCGTCCGGCATCTCCGTGGAGCGGCACACCCTGGAGGACGTCTTCCTGGAACTGACCGGCAAGGAGCTGCGCGCATGA
- a CDS encoding bifunctional 3-phenylpropionate/cinnamic acid dioxygenase ferredoxin subunit, with product MAFVKACALSELEDDTPKRVELDGVPVSVVRTEGEVFAINDICSHANVSLSEGEVEDCMIECWLHGSSFDLRTGKPSGLPATRPVPVYPVKIEGDDVLVSVTQES from the coding sequence ATGGCCTTCGTCAAAGCCTGTGCGCTGAGTGAGCTGGAGGACGACACCCCGAAGCGGGTGGAGCTCGACGGCGTCCCGGTGTCCGTCGTCCGTACCGAGGGCGAGGTGTTCGCGATCAACGACATCTGCTCGCACGCGAACGTGTCCCTGTCCGAGGGAGAGGTCGAGGACTGCATGATCGAGTGCTGGCTGCACGGCTCCAGCTTCGACCTGCGCACCGGCAAGCCGTCCGGCCTTCCCGCGACGCGCCCCGTCCCCGTATACCCCGTCAAGATCGAAGGGGACGATGTGCTCGTCTCCGTCACCCAGGAGTCCTGA
- a CDS encoding metal-sulfur cluster assembly factor — MSDNTVTSNEELTTKPASEEEVREALYDVVDPELGIDVVNLGLIYGIHIDDANIATLDMTLTSAACPLTDVIEDQAKSATDGIVNELRINWVWMPPWGPDKITDDGREQLRALGFNV, encoded by the coding sequence ATGAGCGACAACACGGTGACATCCAACGAGGAGCTCACGACCAAGCCGGCCTCCGAGGAGGAGGTCCGCGAGGCCCTGTACGACGTCGTCGACCCCGAACTGGGCATCGACGTCGTCAACCTGGGCCTGATCTACGGCATCCACATCGATGACGCCAACATCGCCACCCTCGACATGACCCTGACGTCCGCGGCCTGCCCGCTGACCGATGTCATCGAGGACCAGGCGAAGTCCGCGACCGACGGCATCGTCAACGAGCTGCGGATCAACTGGGTCTGGATGCCGCCGTGGGGCCCGGACAAGATCACGGACGACGGGCGCGAGCAGCTGCGCGCGCTCGGCTTCAACGTCTGA